GGATGTTCAGCGGTTCGCTGCTGGTCCCTATCCTACTTCACGTGCTCAACAACAGTCTAGGTATCCTCCTGGAACTGCAGACCTTGGAGGTAGAAGCCTCTTTCTAATTCCTGCCGAACTCGAATCGCTCGGGATCCACGATTCCTTCTTTGACGGCATAGAGAACAGCCGCTGCGGTATTGTTGACCCCGATCTTATTGAGGATGTTCTTGCGATGGGTGTTGACCGTATGGCTGCTCAAGAAGAGCATTTCGGCAATCTCCGAATTGGTATGACCGACTGCGATATACTTGAGGATCTCAGCCTCTCGCTCCGTCAAAAGCAAAGGTGCACAGTCCAATGAATCCCTATCGATGCTCAGCAGGTCCATCCCTTCTGCGTCCAAGAGTCTGAGGATGTCTCCACAATAGAACTCCTTTCCTTGCGCAGTGAATAGGATCGATTCTTTGATCTCATTGACCGAACAGTCCTTCTTGACATAGCCATTGATCCCACTCCGTATGGCACTGAAAATCGTATTGGCCGACTGTATGGCTGTAATCGCTAGAATGGCGGTATGTGGAAATTTGGAGCGCAACTTCTGCAGTGATTCAAGACCATATCCTTCAGCCGTGAAATCGACCAAGATGACGTGTGGGCTGTGAGAAGATCGGATCAATTCAGAACATCTCGAATAGACTGTGAGCTCGGCACTGGGGTCTGCTTGCATACAGATGGCCTTGAGCCCTGCTATGTCCAATTCGTTGGTATCTCCTATCGCAATCCGCATATCCGCTTATTTAGAACAAATATAAATAAGCTAATGGAGCGAGCGTCCAGAAAGAGGTGCTACTTATCCAAA
The window above is part of the Flavobacteriales bacterium genome. Proteins encoded here:
- a CDS encoding response regulator transcription factor — protein: MRIAIGDTNELDIAGLKAICMQADPSAELTVYSRCSELIRSSHSPHVILVDFTAEGYGLESLQKLRSKFPHTAILAITAIQSANTIFSAIRSGINGYVKKDCSVNEIKESILFTAQGKEFYCGDILRLLDAEGMDLLSIDRDSLDCAPLLLTEREAEILKYIAVGHTNSEIAEMLFLSSHTVNTHRKNILNKIGVNNTAAAVLYAVKEGIVDPERFEFGRN